The sequence TGGCCGGCATTGCCAAAATGGGACGGACATACCAGCCTGGCCTGGTTGTTGTTGACCGGTCTGTTGGCGGGGAATTTGAAAATTATGTAACCCCGGAGCAAACCATTCCCGCGAAACCTTTAGCCTTCCCCTGGGAGAGTTGCATTACCATGGGCGGATCCTGGAGTTATGTGCCCGGTGATACCTATAAACCCACCAATGAACTCGTGCATATGCTTGTCAGGATCATTTCACGCGGCGGTAATTTCCTGTTGAATATCGGGCCTTCGCCGGAAGGTGATTTTAGTGATACGGCGTATAGCCGGTTAAAAGAAATCGGTCAATGGATGAAAGTGCATGGTGAAGCCGTATATGGTACAATTCCTTTTGCACCATATGAACAGGGAAATGTTGTGTATGTGCAGTCTAAGGATAAAAAGATTCTATATGCTTACGTCCTGAGTAATAAGGAAGGTCATCTGGAATTGCCGGCTCAAATTGTTGTACCAGGAATTACTGCTAATAAGAAGACCAAGGTGATTTGCCTGGATGCACCAGCATTGAAATTGAAACTGGTCAACAAAGATGGCGCTGCTATCCTTCATTTGCCTGAAACACTGGCCAATCGGGCGGCTTCTTTCCGGTATGCTACCACCTTTAAAATTATTTTATAGTATTTACCGGCAGGGACTGCCGGGCTGAAACTTGTTCCCCTAAAAACCCGGTAATAAAAAGAGCAGCATCACGGCACCTTTTCCTGGCAGCTGGTCCGGTCCAAAACGGATTGAAATGACGGGAAAGTTCATGCCCGATTCCATCATATATTTTGAGTTGGTTCGGTGTTCCCAACTGGTCTAGTTGCCTGTGCATTACACTGCTGCCGAATACCGTGGGTTCTGAATAATTTATGGGTACTACGCGATCTTTTGAGCCATGGACACTAACTACAGGGATCCTTGCGTTGTTCAACCAGCTCGAATCATATATACCACCCCAGCAATTTACAATTGCTGTAATGCCCTCAATAAAAGGTTTTTGGGAAAGATTTCCTGCATGTTTTGTATCAAATATCCTGGTCAGTGCTGCAGGACTGCTGTATGCTGCCTGTATGGCCATCATTCCGCCTACTGAATTACCGGCAAGAATAATATTATTGGTATCAATGCCATATTTTCCGGCATTCAATTTAAGGAAAGTGACGGCTTGCTGCAGGTCTTGAATGGCATCGAAACAACCTTCCGCAAGGTCTTTAAAACTTGAGAGGGGCCTTTTTTTACTGAGGCGATAGTTCAAAGAAGCACAAATATATCCTTGTTGTGCAAATGCTTTACTGAAAACTGGTGTGCTGTTTGATTTTTTTGATCCCAGTTTAAATCCACCGCCATGCATCATGATAATCAGCGGTCGTTTGATAGTAGATGTGGAAACAGGTGAATAGATATCCAGGAGATAATAATTTGACCTGATGCCGGATTTTACAGGCTGGCCATAACGGATGTTTTTTTGAATGATAATTTCGGTTGCAAGGTGATTTGAAGCAGGTGCCATTTCCCCGCTTTGGGCGTGCAAAGCGGGAGGTAATGCAAGTAGAGGCATCAGAACAGTGATATAGATGAATGAATTCATCGTTGCTATGCTTGTTCAGTGGACTGGGTAATGATTCCGAATTCAAATTGCATTTCATTCAGTTTCCTGTACAATCCGTTATGCGCCATCAGTTCAGCATGGGTACCTGATTCATGAACAGTACCTTTATCCACTACCACAATTTTATCTGCATTCCTGATCGTCGACAAACGATGCGCAATAACGAATGAGGTACGGCCTTGCATGAGGTTGTCCAGGGCTTCCTGAACCAATTGTTCACTTTCACTATCCAGTGATGAAGTAGCTTCATCCAGTATCAGGATGGCCGGGTCTTTAAGAATAGCCCTGGCTATAGCGATCCGCTGGCGTTGTCCACCACTTAACTTGATGCCTCTTTCACCAACAATGGTTTCATATTGTTCCGGAAACCTGCTGATGAAAACATGGGCATTGGCCTTGGTTGCTGCTGCTATGATTTCAGCATCGGTAGCATTGGGTTTGCCATACGCGATATTTTCTTTGATAGATCCGCCAAATAATAAGACCTCCTGGGGTACAAAAGCCATTTGGCTCCTGAGTTGTGTGAGGGGAAAAGTGGAGGCTGGCCTTTCATCAAAATATAGGGTTCCTGCGTCGGGCTGGTAAAATTGCAGTAAGAGCGAGGCCAGTGTCGTTTTGCCTGCACCACTTGGACCAACGATGGCTACCTGTTGGCCATTATTAGCAACCAGGGACAGGTCTTTCAAAACAGGGACGTCTTTTCTGCCAGGATAGCTAAAGGCGATATGTTCAAAACGAACATTTCCCATTAATGCATAAGCAGGGTCTTTTGCTGTTGGTTCCAGTTCTACAGGCTCACCTTTTGCACGTAATATTTCCCGAATGCTTTCAGTAGCCCCCAAGGTTTTTTGGAGCTGGGAAAACATATCTGCAAATCCGGCAAATGTGCCCCCCACAAACATGGAAAAGATCACAAACATAGTCAAGGAACCTATGGTAAGTTGTCCGCTTTGGATCATGTTTGCCCCATACCACATCACGAAAGCAATAGCCCCGAAAACGCTGAAGATCATAAACGATACAAAAGCGCCGCGGTACCTTGCATTGGCAATGGCTGTATCTACAACTGCATAAATACTCTTAACATAACGGCCTACTTCATGGAACTCACTTGTAAAAGCCTTTACAACAGTAATTCCCTGGAAGGTTTCCTGTACAATTGTGCCACTTTCGGCCAGTTGATCCTGGGCCTTTCTTGACATTTTGCGGATACGTTTACCAAATACGACAGCAAGTACCGCTATTACCGGCACCACTGCCAGCATGACCAGGGCAAGTTTGGTACTTATCCAGAAAATGAATACCAACCCGATAATTAATGTGAATATCCCCCGTAGGAATTCGGCAAGGGTAAAGGAAATGGCGTCCTGGATTTGCGAAAGGTCGGAAGAGATACGGTTGCTTAATTCACCCACACGTTTTTCGGTGAAATAGCTCATTGGCATGGTCAATAGTTTGCTGTACACATCCTTGCGCATACCAGCCAGGGATTTTTCACCTACTTCGGTCAGGAGGTATACACGCATAAATGAGAATACTGTTTGTATGGATAACTGTACAAAAATCAAGAGCAGTGTTGTATTAAGGCTCCAGTGAATGTTTTTCAATTGTAATCCGAAAGGCATGCCTGTGCTTCGATTATCCATTGCCGGGATACTGGCGCCGGGTGATGCGGCGTCGATCATTTTTCCCAGGAATAATGGGAATAAACTTGTCGTGAACGCCGATAATGCTATAAATACCAGGCTCCAGATGAATTTTGCCCTATAGGGTTTCAGGTAACTGAAAAGTACCAATGCCTGCCGCAAACTTTCTTTGCTTATTTTTACTTTAGGCGGTTCATCTGCTGGTGCGCCGTTAACTGAAATTTTTCCTCTTTCCCTCGCCATAGTGTTAAGTGTTCAATCATGAAAATAGACCTGCAAGATAACCATACCTTCCGCCAATTGTTCACTTTACCATTCCGCAGGTTTTTTGGCGCATTGGTCATTATGTTAATAACGATGCCTGCGATCCAGTGCCAGGAACCCAGGATAGACTTCGAGAATTATGACCCGCCTTCCAGCCTGGTTGTGCCTGAACATCCTGTCAAAAGGGCTAAATTCCCGTTTATTGATGTGCATAACCACCAGTATAATATGGTTTCATCAATGGACCAATTGGTAAAGGATATGGACCAGCTTAACCTGCAGGTGATGGTGAACCTGAGCGGGGGAAGCGGTAGTTCCTTAAAAAGGATGGCCGAACAGGCAAAAGTAAAATTCCCCGGGAGGTTTATCATTTTTGCCAACCTCAATTATAGTGGAATAGGGTCAAAAGAATGGACCGCCTCGGCCGTTCAGCAATTGGAAGAAGATGTGCGTAACGGTGCAAATGGCCTCAAGATTTTTAAAGACCTGGGGTTTTCTGTGAAGGATAAGGAGGGAAACCGGGTCACTGTTGATGATCCGAGGCTCGATCCAATATGGGATAAATGCGCCGAATTGAAAATCCCGGTCCTGATCCATACTGCTGATCCCCGGCAATTCTGGCAACCTATCGACGAACGCAATGAACGATTACTTGAATTACATACCCATCCAGGAAGAAGGCGGTCTGATGATCAGCCTGCCCCATGGTTAACCCTGATCAATGAACAACACCGGATGTTTAAAAAACATCCAGGAACGATTTTTATTGCTGCTCATTTTGGCTGGTATGCCAATGACCTCCAACACCTAGATAGCCTCCTGACCGAAATGCCCAATGTATTGGTGGAGTTTGGAGCGGTCATTGCTGAAATTGGCCGCCAGCCCAGGTCTGCCAATGCTTTTTTTACCAAATACCAGGACAGGATTTTGTTTGGAAAGGATAGTTGGGTCCCGGCAGAATACACCACCTATTTCAGGGTATTGGAAACAACGGATGAATATTTTCCCTACCATAAAAAATACCATGCTTTCTGGCGGATGTATGGCCTGGGATTATCGGATGAAATTTTGAAGAAGATCTATTATAAGAATGCTATACGCATTATTCCCCAAATTGATCCGAAAAAATTTACTGATTAGCCATGGAAAATCAAGCTATCAAAAAATGGGCAGCCAAAAAAGTCAAGCTGGCACAAATGGCAGACCATGTTGAACAGTTGGTGGTTGAAGAACCGCTGGAAATAGTATTAGTATACAGTACACCTGATGGCCGTATGCAAAAAAATATTGCGGTAACTATGCGTACGCCTGGTTTTGATCCTGACCTGGTTGTGGGATTTTTATTTTCTGAAGGTATCATCAGCAATTATCAGCAACTGGCCTCTGTGAAAGCCAGTCGCACAGATAATAACCAAGTCACCGTAACCATGGTGGAAAATGAAAAACCGGCACTAACAAATACTGCCAGGAATTTTATCAGCACTGCCAGTTGTGGGGTTTGCGGGAAAACAGGTTTGGAAAATATCAGGACGGCAATGATGTGTAAGACATCGGAAAAAAATATGAAGATAAGGGCAGATTTAATGTATTCTTTCCCTGCAAAACTTTCCGGCCAGCAGGATATCTTTACCACCACGGGTGGCCTGCATGCAGCAGCCTTACTGGATGCCGCAGGAAACCTGCTGGTATTGCGCGAAGATATTGGCCGGCACAATGCAGTAGACAAAATTATAGGGGCGGCAAAAAAGGAAAATTATCCATTGAATGAATTGATTTTATTACTCAGTGGAAGAGCCGGTTTTGAATTGGTGCAAAAGGCGGCAATGGCCGGAATTCCTATGATTATGGCCATTGGTGCACCATCCAGCCTAGCGGTTGAAATGGCTGAGGAATGCGGAATAACACTGGTAGGTTTTTTAAAAGCAGACCGGTTTAATATTTATTGCGGCGCGGCTCAGATCATCGTATGAAATGGTTGAATACATAAAATGAACGGGTATGTCAGACGAATCAACAAGAAAGCCATTATCAGAGAATCCCGTAAAATATACGGGTCTTAGTATTAGCCAGGTAAAAGAAACTGCTGGCGGTATTCCTGCAGTGCTGTCAGCATTCAGGCATATTCTTGCAGAAACAGGATGGGTTCGGGGATGGAAGGCACTGGCCCAATTGAACCAGAAGCGAGGATATGATTGCCCGGGTTGTGCCTGGCCTGACCCTGATGATGAAAGAAGCGGATTGGCCGAATACTGTGAAAATGGGGCAAAGGCAGTTGCAGAAGAAGCGACCAATAAAAAAATCGGACCGGATTTTTTCCTGCAAAACAGCGTATACGAATTGTCTTTATTATCTGACTTTGAGATCGGCAAAAAAGGCCGCATTGAATCCCCCCTTTACCTTCCCGCAGGTGCCACACATTACCGGGCTATTACCTGGTCGGATGCTTTTGAAAAAATCGCCACTTACCTGAAGGAGCTGTCGCATCCGGACCAGGCTATTTTTTATACTTCAGGCCGGACCAGTAATGAGGCTGCATTTTTATACCAGCTCTTTGTTCGCTCATTTGGTACCAACAACCTGCCTGATTGCAGCAATATGTGCCATGAAAGCAGTGGTGTAGCCCTGGGTGAATCGCTTGGCATAGGAAAGGGATCTGTTACGCTGGATGATTTTAATCAAGCTGAGGTTATTCTCATTTTAGGGCAGAATCCCGGTACAAACCATCCCCGGATGCTGACGGCATTGCAAAAAGCGAAAAGGAATGGCGCTATTATCGTATCGATCAATCCTTTGCGGGAAGCTGGACTCATTGGCTTTGACAATCCGCAGCAGATAAGGGGTATGCTCCATATGGATCCGGCATTGTCAGATCTTTTTTTACAGGTAAAGATCAATGGCGATTTGCCACTGTTACAGGCCATAAACTATTTATTACTACAGGAAGAAGAAATGGCACCAGGAACTATTCTGGATATTGCCTTCATAGAAAAGAATACTATTGAATTCAGGCAGTATGTGCGACATATTAAGGCGCTTGATTTTTCGGTGCTGGCCAAACAGGCTGGAATCGGAGAGGAGGAAATACTTGCCTTGGTAAGGTTGATCAGGCATAAAAAAAGAATCATTGCCTGCTGGGCGATGGGACTTACGCAACATAAAAATGCAGTTGACACCATTAAGGAAATCGTAAACCTTTTATTACTGAAAGGCAGTATTGGTGTTCCTGGTGGAGGTACCTGTCCGGTACGCGGCCATAGCAATGTACAGGGCGACAGAACCATGGGTATTTATGAGAAGCCATCAAAAGATTTGCTGGAAGCCCTTAGGGAACAATTCCATTTTGACCCGCCGGCGAAACACGGTTATGATGTTGTGGACAGCATCAGGGCATTGCATAACGGTTCGGCCACTTTTTTTATGGCGATGGGAGGCAATTTCCTATCCGCCACACCTGATACAGCTTTTACATCCGAAGCTCTCCGGAAATGCGGTATGACAGTACATATAACGACCAAGCTTAACCGCAGTCACCTGGTGCATGGCAAGGAGTCAATCATTTTACCTTGCCTGGCAAGAAGTGACAAGGATATGCAGAATGGTGTTTCACAATTTGTTTCCTGTGAAAATTCCATGGGAGTGGTGCAGTCATCAATGGGAAACCTTGCACCAGTTTCTGACCAGTTACTGAGTGAGCCTGCCATTGTATGCAAGATGGCGAAGGCTTATTTTGGAACTACCGGGACGATAAACTGGGATGGTTTTTTGCAACATTACGATTATATCAGGGAAGCGATAGAAAAGACGATCCCTGGTTTTGACGGTTACAACCAAAAGGTTAGAAAGCCCGGTGGATTTTATTTGCCAAATGCGAACCGGGAAGGGCGTTTTGAAACATTCAGTTCAAAAGCACAGTTTAATATTGCAGATTACCAGCCGCAGATTTTATCAGATCATGAATTGTTAATGATGACCATCAGGAGCCATGACCAGTTCAATACCACGATATATGGCCTGGATGACAGGTATCGCGGAATAAAGGGGGAAAGAAGGGTGATTTTTATGAACGCAGAAGATATGGCTGCGCTTGGTTTAGAGCCAAAGTCGGTTGTGAATATTTATAATTTCGAAGGAGGAAAAGAGCGTGTGGCCAAAGGGTTTATTGCGATCCCGTATAATATACCCAGAAAATGCACTGCTACTTATTTCCCTGAAACAAATGTTTTAGTACCCCTCGGCATTGTGGCAGATAAAAGCAAAACCCCTGTTTCCAAGGGGGTTGTCATCGAGGTGCGGAAATAAAAATGCCCTTACCGGAAAAGGTAAGGGCATGTATTGAATAGATGTTTTAAGCTTTCTGATTCCTGATCGTTGTTGTACCCCCACCATCAAGTGTAAGGTTTACCGGTTTATTGGATTTCCAGTTACCTCTTGTAAAGTCAGGGATATCTATGGATTTAGACCTGCTTTTTACAGAGGCTTCAGACAATGGGGCAATAGCACTCCACAGAGCAGCATCATAAACATCCTGGTCTAAAGGCAACCCGTTTCTCAGGCAATCTATCAGGCGCCAGTCCATGATGAAATCCATACCACCATGTCCACCTACGCTTTTAGCAATATTTCCGATATGCTTAACGATTGGTAAGGTATATTTTTCTTCCAGTGCTTTCATTTCATCGGCAGATGCCCAATCTTCACCAATAGCGATCTTAGCCGGGTCAGGCCATTTCTGCGCAACGCCTTTGGTCCCGCTTACCAGGTGGATCCTGGAATAAGGGCGGGTTGAGCTTACATCATGCTGCAGCATCATCGTTTTCCCTTTGATGGTCCTGATGATGGTGGTATTCATGTTGCCCCTGTAGTTATAAGCTGTATAAGGCTTGTAGAAGTCATCTTTTGCAGCCAGTTCTTTTGCATGGACTCCCATACTGAAATCGTTGGATGACATCGAAACCAGGTGGTCCATCTGGTCGCCCCTGTTAATGTTCAGGACCTGGGCAATTGGACCCAGACCGTGAGTAGGGTAGAGATTGCCGTTACGCTTACCGTTTTCCTTTAAACGCCACATATCGGCATACCCTTTTTTGGAAAAGTTCAAGTCAATCAGGTTATGTATATAAGCGCCTTCAGTATGAACAAGTTCTCCGAAGATTCCATTACGCGCCATATTAAGGGTCAGTAATTCAAAGAAATCATAACAACAGTTTTCAAGCATCATGCAATGCTTCCTGGTTTTTTCTGAAGTTTCCACCAACTGCCAGCATTCATCCAGGGTCAGTGCGGCAGGAACTTCTGAAGCAGCATGTTTTCCGTGGTTCATGGCATACACTGCAATGGTTGTATGTAATGACCATGGGGTAGTAATGTAGATTAAGTCGAGGTCATTACTTTCCGCCATGGCCTTCCAGCCGTTTTCCCCCGTGTATTCCTTAGCCTTTGGAAGCCCGGCTTTTACCAGGATTTCCTGGGCTTTGGTAACACGATCAGGAAACTTATCGCATAATGCTTTTATTTCTACGCCTTCGATAAAGCTCATTCTTTCTACTGCACCAGGGCCCCTCATGCCAAGTCCTACAAAACCGATCCTGACCTTATCAAGTTTCGGGGCCGCATAACCACTCATATTAAACTGTGCAGGTAATTTATTAAGGTGGCGGTTATAATTATCCGCTTCGGCTGCTTCCTGATCTTTTGCCCAGGCTGGCAGTCCACCTACAATTGCGCCTGTTCCCAATGTGATATTTCGTAAAAAATTTCTTCGGTTTGAACTCATGTTGGAATGATTTGGCTTTGTTATTAAATGTATTTATTCAGGATGCCCAGTAAGATTTTTTCCTTGGCAATCAGTTTTTGTAAGAGGTCAATCTGGTTCATCGCCCGGTTATAATTATGGCCTTTATACCTGGCCCCGTAATATACATCATTATTGAAGTGGTCAGCCAAAAACCTGATAGCCTGCATATAGATCATAAATTTACCGGCATATACAAATGCAGCTTTTTCAGCAGGTGTCAGCACTGCTTTCATTTCCTCCATATATCCACGTACAATAGCGCTAAAAATATCCTCGCGGATCGAATTTTTAGAAAGGTCAGTTTCTTCCTCACTTGCTGGTGATAAATAGGTGCGCAGCATATCACCTGCATCACTGATGAAATAGCCCGGCATTACAGTGTCGAGGTCTATTACACAGATGCCTTTTTTATTATTGTCAAGCAATACATTATTAATCTTGGTGTCATGGTGCATTACCCTGATCTTGAATTCCGGATTATTGCAAATGGCATCAAATTCTTCAACTATCGATACTTGTTCCTGAATATAGCGAACCGCACCGGCAGCTGCTGCAATTCTTTCCTGGTTGCCTTTTTTCAGCGATTGCTGGAATTGATCATACCGGAGTCGCAGGTTATGGAAGTCGGGAATGGTATTATGCAGTTCACGCGCATCCATTCCCGATAGTAATGCCGTGAATTTTCCAAATTGTTTTGCCGCTTCATAAGCTTCTTCCGGCGTGTTAACAACATTTAAGGTATGCGATCCTTTAACAAATGGAACCAGGCGGTAATAACCATCACCCTCTACAAAAGCAAGTTCCTGGTTGGTCCTTGTTTTAATTGGTACGACAATCTGGTAGTCGGGATATTTCTTATTGAGGTAATCGGCAATTTTCCGGACATTTTCGGCAATGAAATGGGGATGTTGAAAAACTGAGGTATTTATTTTTTGAAGAATATATTCCGCTTGATTATTATATATACGCCAGGTGGAGTTGATCAGGCCAGAACCAAATGGCTCTGATCGCATATCTTCAGACGCAAGCAAAAATTCCGGCAATATCGATTGTACCATTTAATAGAATTCAGGTGGCCATTTGTAACATCTAACTTATGCTATAACTTTCACTAATTGGTATGCAACCGATTGTTCAAATTGAAATTCTTTTGGCTGGAAGGCAACTTTGCTAGCTTTTTCTTTTTTTTGCCGCGATTTGGCCTTTTTTTGCAAATAAACTTCCCGGATTTTTTTGTAAGTCTGCTTCGAATATTTTCAGTGCTTTATTATAGTCACCGGATTTAAGATAGGCATTCCCAAGCCAATACCTGGCAGGAAGTAACCAATCTTTCGGTTCGTTGTAGATCATGGCATCCTCCAGTTCGACAGCCTTTGAATATGCGGCAATCGACTTCTGTTGATCACCACTTGCTCCAGCAATTGCACCTTCTAAAATTGCCTGGGCAACCAATCCGCCTGATAGTGGGGCATTCATTGCACCAATTGGAAGGCTAAGGGAAGAATCAGCGAGTAAAGCTTGCATTTTTTGTAAATGCGTCTGGCTTTGCTGGATATTTCCTTTTTGCACATAGGCAAGCCCTTTGCAAAAGGCCTGTAAAATTTTTCCATATACAAGGTTATCTGGAATTTCAGGCTGGTCCAGGATTTCATCCCAATGCCCAAAAGCTGCCATAATAAACTCCGGACTCAGGTAAATATACTGGACATAATAGCCCATTCCGGGAATGGTTAACCAATCGGCTGGAATGCTGTTGCGACAAGACTCGGCCAATTTTAATGCATTCGGATAATCTTCAACATTAATGGCACAGGCCGCCTGCATGTGCCGGTTATGTATTTCGTATAAATCTACTTTGTCTGATACAGCAGGGAAAAGTGTCTTATATAAATCGTACCCTTTTATTGCATCAGTGTTAACCTGAATGCCTTTTTCGAATTTCCCGGTTCTTACATAAATATGAGATGGCATATGAACCATGTGGGAAAGGGAAGGTGCAAGGCTACCCAACCTGTCCGCACTTTGCATTGCCTTTGCAGGATCATCAGAAGCTTCAACTGTATGGATATAATAGTGATTGGCACCTGGATGGAGTGGCGATTTTTTGAGTACGGTTTCCAGAACCTGAACTATTTCCGGGGTCCATTCTTTAGGACTGCCGTTATGGTACCAGAAATCCCAGGGGTGAAGCAGCATCAAAGCGTCAGCAAAAAGGCTGCCGATATCTGCATCCTGTTCATTTTCCTTGAATACCAGCCGCATGGCTGCTGCATACTGTTCATTAAGTTTAATTTGATTGGTTGCACTATCCTTGCTATACCGGAGCTGCATCGCTTTTATCAGCGATTGTTCTTTTTGCGTTGCTGAAGACAGGTGCTGAACGGCAAGATCCGCTGCTTTGCTGGCATCAACTGATGCGGAATATCCAATATCATTGATATTGGGTCCCAGTGCCAGCGCTTCCCCCCAATATAACATGGCACAGCCAGGATCAAATTGCTGTGCTTTCCTGAAAGAGGGTACTGCTTCAATAATATGGAAGCCATAATACAGGTTGATCCCCTGATTGAAATAAAACTGCGCACTATCATTTGATGTGGAGATTTTCCAGGACCATTTCCCGGCACCAGGAAGAGGTACCATTTCATTAGCCAAACTGGCAATATTTATTAAGTTCCAGTTTGGTGTGCAGCCAATATTAGTTTGTACTATTTTTTCCCTTATAGCCTTTAGAGCATTCTCATCAACATCATTTCTAGGGTGTGAAATAGCTAATAAGACAAGGCAGAACCAAGCCAGCAGCAGTTTCATGATGGTATATTTCCTTTTAAGTTACGAAGAAATCCGGTGTTCGTTTTCTTAACCCTCCTGTTTTTTCCAGCTTTTACGCTCCTGGGCGAGGTACCTGTCAAGAAGCATCAATCCGAGAACAGAATTAATGATCATGAAGGCATTAATATAGTTATTACTGAAGGCTTTAGAAAAATTGATCTTGGTAAAATCAATCGGCAGAGCGGAGGTTCCCGAACCAACAGTCCAATCAATCTGGCCGATGGCATAAATCAGGAAACCTGCAATCAGGGTAAGGAAAAAACCGGCGATGCCATAAATGATCTTCTTATTGATATAGGACTTCGCTGATGGCGCGATCTGGTACCTGGCAATTTCTTCCATAACATTGCGGGTAAAGCGCATGGAAGGGGAATCCAGGTCGATATTTTCAGACAGGGAGGCATTGAAATGTATCAATTCCTCATATTTCCTGCGCCATTCCTGGTTGGTGGCAATCAATTCGGCTATTACACTGCGTTCATCAGCACTACCTAAACCGTCAATGTACTCCCAAAGCTGGAAGTCAATATTATGTGGCGTTTGCATATATTCCTTATTTAAGGTCAATAATGTGCCAGGTCTTTAACTTCCTGGGCAAAATATTTCTCCATTTTTTCTTTTAACCGTTGTCGGGCGCGGTGCAGCCGCACCTTTACCGTATTTGTTTCCTGGCCCAATACCTGGGCGATTTCTTCAAGGCTCTGTTCCCCATTGTAAAAAAGGGTAATGACCTGTGCGTCATCAGGGGATAGTAGTTGAATCGCCTTGTTTACCATGGCAATTTTGGACTTCTGTTCCACCTGGTTGGCCCGCATTCCCCCATCTATATTATCTGCATGGGCAAATACCTTGTCATTATCCAGCGACTGGATGTCCAGCTTGTTTTTCCTCAGGAAAGTTATGCTGGTGGTGGTCGCGATGGTATACAGCCAGGTACTGAATTTACTATCCCCCCTGAAATCGGCCAGGCTACGGTAAGCTTTTACAAATACATCCTGTGCCACCTCTTCAGCGTCCTCCCTGGATGGCAGGTAGCGCAAAATGATGGTAAAAATATAGTTCTGATACTTGCTAACTAACTGGGCATAAGCCTGTTGGTCGCCTTTTCGGACTAGTTGTATTATATCGTTATCTGTAAGCCCTGTTTGCATGGCTGGTTATATGACGCGATTTCAACGCTCCCGGTTACAAACAATTATTTTACCTGTTTGTGAATTTAAGGCTTTTTAGGGTGGACTGGTGTAACCTGTACGGGCAAGGGGTTGTCTTAGGTGGTAGATTCCTTTACCGGAAAAAAGTTTTTCAGAAGGCTGTAACCTGGATCCGGAAGTGGTCGTCTGATTGAACAGAACAAACAATATACAGAACAATAAAAACTTGATTTTATGAACGCTACGGAAATGTTAACTGCAATTTC comes from Flavihumibacter fluvii and encodes:
- a CDS encoding ABC transporter ATP-binding protein → MARERGKISVNGAPADEPPKVKISKESLRQALVLFSYLKPYRAKFIWSLVFIALSAFTTSLFPLFLGKMIDAASPGASIPAMDNRSTGMPFGLQLKNIHWSLNTTLLLIFVQLSIQTVFSFMRVYLLTEVGEKSLAGMRKDVYSKLLTMPMSYFTEKRVGELSNRISSDLSQIQDAISFTLAEFLRGIFTLIIGLVFIFWISTKLALVMLAVVPVIAVLAVVFGKRIRKMSRKAQDQLAESGTIVQETFQGITVVKAFTSEFHEVGRYVKSIYAVVDTAIANARYRGAFVSFMIFSVFGAIAFVMWYGANMIQSGQLTIGSLTMFVIFSMFVGGTFAGFADMFSQLQKTLGATESIREILRAKGEPVELEPTAKDPAYALMGNVRFEHIAFSYPGRKDVPVLKDLSLVANNGQQVAIVGPSGAGKTTLASLLLQFYQPDAGTLYFDERPASTFPLTQLRSQMAFVPQEVLLFGGSIKENIAYGKPNATDAEIIAAATKANAHVFISRFPEQYETIVGERGIKLSGGQRQRIAIARAILKDPAILILDEATSSLDSESEQLVQEALDNLMQGRTSFVIAHRLSTIRNADKIVVVDKGTVHESGTHAELMAHNGLYRKLNEMQFEFGIITQSTEQA
- the fdhD gene encoding formate dehydrogenase accessory sulfurtransferase FdhD, which produces MENQAIKKWAAKKVKLAQMADHVEQLVVEEPLEIVLVYSTPDGRMQKNIAVTMRTPGFDPDLVVGFLFSEGIISNYQQLASVKASRTDNNQVTVTMVENEKPALTNTARNFISTASCGVCGKTGLENIRTAMMCKTSEKNMKIRADLMYSFPAKLSGQQDIFTTTGGLHAAALLDAAGNLLVLREDIGRHNAVDKIIGAAKKENYPLNELILLLSGRAGFELVQKAAMAGIPMIMAIGAPSSLAVEMAEECGITLVGFLKADRFNIYCGAAQIIV
- a CDS encoding amidohydrolase family protein, which translates into the protein MKIDLQDNHTFRQLFTLPFRRFFGALVIMLITMPAIQCQEPRIDFENYDPPSSLVVPEHPVKRAKFPFIDVHNHQYNMVSSMDQLVKDMDQLNLQVMVNLSGGSGSSLKRMAEQAKVKFPGRFIIFANLNYSGIGSKEWTASAVQQLEEDVRNGANGLKIFKDLGFSVKDKEGNRVTVDDPRLDPIWDKCAELKIPVLIHTADPRQFWQPIDERNERLLELHTHPGRRRSDDQPAPWLTLINEQHRMFKKHPGTIFIAAHFGWYANDLQHLDSLLTEMPNVLVEFGAVIAEIGRQPRSANAFFTKYQDRILFGKDSWVPAEYTTYFRVLETTDEYFPYHKKYHAFWRMYGLGLSDEILKKIYYKNAIRIIPQIDPKKFTD
- a CDS encoding alpha/beta hydrolase, whose product is MNSFIYITVLMPLLALPPALHAQSGEMAPASNHLATEIIIQKNIRYGQPVKSGIRSNYYLLDIYSPVSTSTIKRPLIIMMHGGGFKLGSKKSNSTPVFSKAFAQQGYICASLNYRLSKKRPLSSFKDLAEGCFDAIQDLQQAVTFLKLNAGKYGIDTNNIILAGNSVGGMMAIQAAYSSPAALTRIFDTKHAGNLSQKPFIEGITAIVNCWGGIYDSSWLNNARIPVVSVHGSKDRVVPINYSEPTVFGSSVMHRQLDQLGTPNQLKIYDGIGHELSRHFNPFWTGPAARKRCRDAALFITGFLGEQVSARQSLPVNTIK